The following proteins are co-located in the Polystyrenella longa genome:
- a CDS encoding PD-(D/E)XK nuclease family protein: MLAEIEILTGIAGVGKTNRLLAEYQTALQVATEEKRIPRLLWLTPTLRSRELVRQQLFADSRLKGCFAPNILTFDQFAELILRHGSEPVRFLSDTAKRLVVRSLIDQQMQDKELTHFRKIAHTEGYLELACQFISELKRDEIWPEHFLETCHQHLDSRRKDCELGDLYLRYQNFLHNPSGTNIKLYDAEGRFWSARDALERGEYGPFAALDLIIVDGFTDFTFTQYGILDRLADRAKRMLISLPLEDPLARKDLFAKTIVGRTSLKKAATRSSVQHLQPDKANSNSPPAIQFIARNLFLNPRKLTPSTEGTGIELIAAIGPTSEAEYIAREAKQLLLQGVDPGQIVICFRSLKEDSSLLMEILSAAGVPYYSDSSTAVTELPLTKALFSILQLEQEDWSYDRLMKLIDSNFFRPSWKGYTATNGTDTSSPAIAISTIIRRSLLGEGRYSLLRKLNWLVENEKERAEEQPEETSRETFRNQLAIAAAGLNRLSDVTAPLRKRKAFSFAEWIEQLVLIARELGLQPVAKAKRTTDVEEKDSLQQQRQQWDFLEKSLFDAIRFCQQFQIAQQKISLTEFQSQLIHILQRIRFPQPQRESGVIRLLEASQVRNLEIDYLFLAGMTEGSFPQGRNEDCIYSEAERLQFHEWDIPLGHSATQTQEEMLLFYSIITRARKRLILSYPSVNTGGEPLFPAPYYQSVRELFSESAVPVRHVGSLNPLPDRQTMFTSTDLRLVATEAVRLKHPELFATLFTSSETTPAARTILATTNMAHARFHTHGFTPFEGLLDSTYNRNLLSEHFVPDYQFSTRQLENYAECPFRFMYAELFRLQSLDPPEIKTDYKRRGIITHDILAALHRQYQEEEPHSSHTLSDEAVWVQDLFQTLTTEKLINLPSASELEQVLMEVEQELFQQWGEAFGQHWTNYAGDFLETWDERPVPRFVELPFGEVPTEKGDFEILYESVPFGNDSGEAPPVRIRGRIDRIDVGQYEGKLHFNVIDFKTGSVKKVNFRDILSGRKLQLAIYTLAVQRLGLISPDAVPFDLGYWLLNEDGYNRGITNHPQRFPKILGQQIVDRLSAILDELLPKLASEIRAGEFPVFNEDVNCGQRCEFRTICRVGQIRSLPDSLDKQFQTGIEEPTKDEQAEQEGAE, encoded by the coding sequence ATGCTCGCCGAGATTGAAATTTTAACCGGAATTGCCGGGGTCGGTAAAACGAACCGACTTCTGGCGGAGTACCAGACTGCGCTTCAGGTGGCGACGGAGGAAAAACGAATTCCCCGTCTTCTCTGGTTAACACCGACGCTTCGCTCTCGCGAGCTTGTTCGCCAGCAGCTTTTCGCGGACTCCAGGCTGAAGGGTTGTTTTGCGCCGAACATTCTCACGTTCGATCAATTCGCTGAATTGATCCTGCGTCATGGTTCCGAGCCGGTCCGCTTCCTGTCCGACACTGCCAAACGCCTGGTGGTCCGTTCGCTCATTGATCAACAGATGCAGGACAAGGAGCTGACTCACTTTCGGAAAATCGCCCATACCGAAGGATACCTGGAACTCGCCTGCCAGTTTATCTCAGAACTGAAACGGGACGAAATCTGGCCCGAACATTTTCTCGAAACTTGTCACCAGCATTTGGATAGTCGTCGTAAGGACTGTGAACTGGGCGATCTTTATCTTCGCTACCAGAACTTCCTCCACAATCCTTCAGGAACGAATATCAAACTGTACGATGCCGAAGGGCGTTTCTGGTCTGCCCGTGATGCACTGGAACGAGGTGAGTACGGTCCCTTTGCCGCACTCGACCTGATTATCGTCGACGGCTTCACCGACTTCACTTTTACGCAGTATGGAATTCTGGACCGTCTCGCGGACCGCGCGAAGCGAATGCTCATTTCGCTTCCACTTGAAGACCCACTCGCTCGCAAGGATCTCTTTGCGAAAACGATCGTGGGACGAACCAGCTTGAAGAAAGCTGCCACCCGTTCTTCGGTTCAGCACTTGCAACCGGACAAAGCGAATTCCAATTCGCCACCTGCAATTCAATTCATCGCCCGCAACCTTTTTCTCAATCCACGTAAGCTCACTCCATCAACCGAAGGAACCGGTATTGAACTGATAGCGGCCATTGGACCCACTTCCGAAGCCGAGTACATTGCCCGTGAAGCGAAGCAGCTACTCCTTCAAGGAGTCGATCCAGGGCAGATTGTTATCTGTTTTCGATCGTTGAAAGAGGATTCTAGTTTATTGATGGAGATCCTCTCAGCAGCGGGCGTTCCCTATTACAGTGACAGTTCCACCGCAGTGACTGAGCTTCCTTTAACAAAAGCACTCTTCAGTATTCTTCAACTGGAGCAGGAAGACTGGTCGTATGATCGTTTAATGAAATTGATCGATTCGAATTTCTTCCGCCCATCATGGAAAGGATACACCGCTACAAATGGTACCGACACCTCCAGCCCCGCCATAGCTATCAGTACGATCATCCGCCGATCTCTATTAGGCGAAGGTCGGTATAGCCTGTTACGTAAACTGAACTGGCTCGTCGAAAACGAAAAAGAGCGAGCAGAAGAACAACCTGAAGAGACTTCACGCGAGACCTTTCGCAATCAACTTGCGATCGCCGCAGCCGGATTGAATCGGCTTTCCGACGTGACTGCACCGTTACGAAAAAGAAAGGCTTTCTCTTTTGCCGAATGGATCGAACAGCTAGTCCTCATTGCACGTGAACTTGGTTTGCAGCCAGTTGCGAAAGCTAAAAGAACAACAGACGTCGAAGAGAAAGACTCTCTCCAGCAGCAACGTCAGCAGTGGGACTTTCTGGAGAAATCGTTGTTTGACGCGATTCGGTTCTGCCAGCAGTTCCAGATCGCTCAACAGAAAATCAGCCTCACTGAGTTCCAGTCGCAGTTGATTCACATTTTACAACGTATTCGTTTTCCGCAGCCTCAACGTGAATCTGGCGTTATCCGACTTCTGGAAGCCTCCCAGGTTCGCAACCTGGAAATTGATTATCTTTTCCTCGCCGGGATGACCGAAGGCAGCTTTCCCCAAGGCCGCAATGAAGACTGTATCTACAGCGAGGCGGAACGTCTGCAGTTCCATGAATGGGACATCCCCCTGGGGCACTCCGCGACTCAGACCCAGGAAGAAATGTTACTCTTCTACTCGATCATCACGCGAGCGAGAAAACGCCTGATACTCAGTTATCCCTCAGTAAACACTGGCGGAGAACCTCTTTTCCCGGCACCTTATTATCAATCGGTTCGAGAACTCTTTTCCGAGTCGGCCGTGCCCGTCCGCCATGTCGGCAGCCTCAATCCATTACCAGACCGGCAGACCATGTTTACCAGTACGGATCTGCGATTAGTCGCCACCGAGGCCGTTCGGCTCAAGCATCCGGAACTTTTCGCCACGTTGTTCACCAGTTCTGAAACCACGCCAGCAGCGCGCACCATTCTGGCAACAACCAACATGGCCCATGCCCGTTTTCATACACATGGATTTACCCCTTTTGAGGGATTACTCGACTCGACGTATAATCGAAACCTGCTCTCCGAGCACTTCGTGCCTGACTACCAATTCAGTACTCGACAACTGGAGAACTACGCCGAATGTCCCTTTCGGTTCATGTACGCCGAGCTATTCCGATTGCAGTCACTCGACCCGCCCGAGATTAAAACAGACTACAAACGCCGCGGAATCATTACTCACGATATTCTTGCCGCTCTACATCGACAGTATCAGGAAGAAGAGCCGCATTCCTCTCACACGCTGAGTGACGAAGCGGTCTGGGTTCAGGATTTATTCCAGACATTAACGACCGAAAAACTGATTAACTTACCAAGTGCTTCGGAACTGGAGCAGGTCCTGATGGAAGTAGAGCAAGAGCTCTTTCAGCAGTGGGGAGAAGCTTTCGGTCAACATTGGACAAACTACGCCGGTGATTTCTTAGAGACCTGGGACGAACGTCCGGTACCCAGATTTGTCGAGCTTCCTTTCGGTGAAGTCCCTACGGAGAAGGGTGATTTCGAGATTTTGTACGAGAGTGTTCCATTCGGGAACGATTCAGGCGAGGCCCCGCCCGTTCGCATCCGGGGTAGAATCGACCGCATTGATGTTGGTCAATACGAGGGCAAACTGCATTTCAACGTTATCGATTTCAAAACAGGAAGCGTCAAGAAAGTCAACTTCCGAGATATCCTCTCGGGGCGCAAGTTGCAATTGGCGATCTACACACTCGCCGTTCAGCGGCTCGGTTTGATCAGTCCCGACGCCGTTCCCTTTGACTTGGGCTACTGGCTGCTGAATGAAGATGGTTATAATCGAGGTATTACCAATCACCCGCAGCGATTCCCGAAAATTCTTGGACAACAAATCGTGGATCGCCTGAGTGCCATCCTCGATGAATTGCTCCCCAAGCTGGCCTCCGAGATCCGGGCAGGAGAGTTCCCCGTCTTCAACGAAGATGTGAATTGCGGCCAACGATGTGAATTCCGCACCATCTGCCGAGTCGGCCAGATTCGTTCCCTTCCTGATTCACTTGATAAACAGTTTCAGACGGGAATTGAAGAACCAACGAAAGATGAGCAAGCCGAACAGGAGGGTGCCGAATGA